ATATAGGGCATGGCCATCACAGCAACGAAGTCGTAATTCGCCGCGAAGTTTTGAATGTCTTGCGCAAACCAACGCTGGCTGCGTGGCTCCATTACCGTAACTGCATACAGGTTACGTGATGTCGTAAATACCTTGTTGTCGGCCTGACGATAGTAGTTAGCTGCTTGCGCTAGCTCTAGAGTGAAGTCCGTCAGGTATTCCGTTTTTAAGCGAGCCCAGATGGACATCAAGTTTTCGTCGTTACGTATGGCATTAATATCTCTGGGCAGCGATGCACGCTCATAGGTGGTCAACGCTTCTGGACTAGCATCCTCAAAGTCGGTAAAGAAAGCGTCATCGTGAAACAGTAGGCCATCGAATTTGGTTATACGGCCAAGGTCTTGGTAAATCTCACTGATGATGTTCCGATTCTTTGCCACGTAAGGCGAAAGCCGACGGTAGTGATCGGGTGATTCACTGCCCGTTCTTACATCGATGACATATTGGTAGCTATCGCCAAGATCAAACGACAGCACCGGCATCCAAGCGTAAACTTTAACGTTGGCGCGTTTCTTTAACTGCCAGGCAACCCGGTTGAACAGGTCAGCCCTCACCGGTAAGTGGCGGTTGGGAAAGTAGAGTGCATCCGCCACGCCGTCACCATCGGGGTCAGCGTAGGCCTGCAAGTAAACAGTGCTAACGCCGTAGCGAGAGATGCGCTCAATCAATCGGTCGAGATTTTGTTCTTGTTGAATGGGATCTGGGTCAAACACGTAATCTAAGTCTACGTGCACGATACGCTGCTCTTCATTCTCCCAAACGCGGTTAGACAGAATCTCCTCAATCGTTTCCAGGGTGGTTTCCTGGTCAATAAGGTAGCGGTTCATGCTGCGCATGGAATCTTGAAGCTGGTTAGGTGCACTGAGCAGGCTAAAGGTATAGTTCATGCCATATTCGGCGGCGAGATTGAGCGTCGCTTCGCTGTAGGCACCGTAGGGCCACACCATGATTCGGGGTGTACTCCCTAGCTGTTCCTGAAACCGCTGCCGTGTTCGTGCCATATCATTACGAATTCGCTCAAGGTAGTCGGCTTCGCTTTCATAACCGCTGCGGGTATTCCACATACTGGTTACTGCTGCCGCTTGCTCATTACCCATGGGGTTGCCGACAACGCCGTAGTGGAGGTTGTAGGAGTGAGATGCGATCTCAACCAGTGGCGATTCATCAAGGGTTTTTACCTGATCCCAGGTTAGGAAACGCTCGCGAGGGAGGGTGATGTTGCCGTAAGGCACTCGTCCGCCCGCTGGCACATCCAGCCAGCTACCTACGACTGCCTGTACCGCAGGGAAGTCGTACAGCTTGAGTAGCGGGAAGACAATATCGTGGAAGCTGCGATAGCCATCATCGAACGTCAGCAGCACCGCTTTTTCAGGAAGCGGTTGCCCGCCTGCTTTGGCATTGATGATCTGCTGCAAGCTGACCGGCTGATATCCGCCTAAAGCAATCAGGTTGAAGTGTTCTATTAACCGACCGCGAGTGATGGTCTGCGAATAGATATCCAGATCGGGAGTGACAGTTGAATCCACGACATCGTGGTAGCTGATCACCACATAATCACCCGCTGAGCGTGCGGCTTGAGCCTGCTGAATATTGACGATCACCAGCAGAACAGCACTCATTGCAATGACGCGCCAGAGTGTCATAGGAATCTCCATACAAAGCCGGCTGAAATAACATTGTCGTATTCAGGGACGCCGTCATAGACGGCTCTTTCACGAGTGATGCCATATTCGAAGCTCACATTGGGGACTAACTCCCAACTATGTTGGTAGCCAATTGACCAGGTGTTTTCACTGTCGAAACTCTCTTGCCAGTAACGGCCTGAGCCTAAGGAGATGGTCTGGATAAAGGACTGCCGATAATCGAACGGAATTTCATAATTAACTGACAGGACGCCTGCTAAGCTGGCGTCGCGTTCTGGGTTGAAATAGCTGGCTTCGACGTCATCATTGCGCGAAGCGGATACTTGAACCTCGCCGTTAATCTGCCAGCGATCCAGGTGGTAAAGCGTTTGATTCCAGTAGCCGTATACGGATTGCCGTAGGTTGCTATCTTCAAAGTCGGTGGCCATTACGCCGATCGCGCCAGCGCCGCGCTCGTCTCTGCGGTAGGCCAATTCAGCGCGATAGCGGTCAGCGTTGATGCCATCCCGTAGCGCCCGCAGCGGTGTATCGGTGGTATTGATTTCAACGCCCAGCGTGGTGGTGATGTGGTCTGTTGGGGCGTACTGCAGTTCGGCAAGTGCCAAGAAGTCGTCATTAAGCTGAGAACCATGGCCCGCCGCTAGCGTTACTGTGGCTGGGTGCAGGTTCCATTCGTAGCCCGCCACATTGTAAGAGGCATACAGATCCTCATCCTCAAACTCCCCGTACTGGCCAATGCGCTGAGCGAAGGGGCGGGAGCCGTTGTCGTTACGCGGGCCTTCCAAAAGCACTTCGTAGCGCCATTCACGCGATGCCTGGGTACCACTACCTTGGCCTTTGCTACGCTCAAAGGAGGAACTCAGTTGCGGCGCACGTAGTTCGCGCCACTCACGGGCCATATCGTCTCGTGATGTGCTTGGTCGTGCTGTTGCAATTTCTGTTGCTATCTCACTGGTAGTGCCTTTCCATTGGCCTCGCTGTAACCGAGAAAGCAATACGCCATGTTCGGCGACTTCTTGCCGGTCATGGGGCAATAAGGGCATCGCTTGCTGATAAGACTCCTCGGCTTTCCTTGGCCAGCCTCTGTCGCGTTCGATATCACCTTTGATGATCCATAAGTAAGGGTCAGCTGGCGCCTGAGCTTGATAAGCGGCAAGGCGTTCACTGGCCTCAGCTTCACGTCCGCGCCAGGCATCAAGAAGCACCTCTAAAAGTAATACTTTCTGATAGTTGGGGTTTTCGATACGAACGGTGCGAGTAAAGTCCAAGCGTTGCTCGGGTTCACTGGCGCGCCACTGTTCTAACAGTCTGTCCGCATCACGAAAGCGCTGGGCATCGGTGTAGCTGTAAAATAGCCCTTCGTTTAATGGGTCATCGGGATTTGTCGCCTGCTCAGGGGATTGTCGAATCAGGTTTTCGTAGAGCGCAATGGCCTCATTTGGGCGGCCCATACCATTAAGGGCATGAGCCCTGGCTCGGGAAACGTAGCTGGGCAACTGGCCGTGCTGATTCTCTAACCTCACGGCAAGTGCTTCAGCCTCAGAGAAACGCCTTAATTCGGCCAATGCCACTACCTTGTCGTATTCGGCGATGGTAATGAGTTCCTGAGGAGCATTCGGTGAGCTCAGAACGCTATTTAACTGTTCCAGGCCGCCGCGGGTTCTTGCCGGTTGGTCGGTGTGAATACCCAGCCGTATATCTGTTACTCCTTCATAATAGGTAAGCCAAAGCCGGTCACTGTCGCTGAATACCTCGGGATTCGTTTGCATAATACGTCGCGCTGCAGAGCTGGCACCCAAGCCTACCGCCAGCCGATAAAGCGCGTGGAGTTCACTGGTATTATTGGGGTCTTGCGCAACCAGCTTTTGGCGGGCATCCAATTCTTGTGTTGCATTCGCGGTTTTTGCGGCTAGATAGCCCTTTGCTTCAAGCCCCGCTGTGGTGGTGCCTGCTACTTGGTTATATTGCTGTAGGGAGATATCGGCCAAGGTGTAGTTGCCCATGTCGGTCTGGACTAGCGCTTGTCCAAGCCATCCCTCAGCGTTAGAGGGATTGCGATAGCTAAGCGCTCGAAACAGCTCAAGGGCCTGATCGTAATCACCCGCACTGCGCGCAGCTCCCGCCAAGTTGGCAAGTTCTGAATCGCTGTAATTTTCCGTTTGGCACCAGTCACAAACGGCTAGCGCTTCTTGATGGCGAGAGGCGCGTACTAGCAGTGCCACCAAGTCTTCGCGAACACGAACATCGCGTGTTTGGAAATAAAGCGTCTTTAAGCCATCAATTGATGCTTCCAGAGCCCCCTGGCGTGCTTGGATAACCAAGGCTTCGCGTTGTGCGTCAGTAGACGTTTGCCCATATGCCGCGCCCGAGGTTAGCCAGGCGAGTAGGCAAATTGGGAGTAGGGAGCTAGGACGATTTTGCATGGTGATATTCCTACCCTGGGAGCTAATGACAATTGTTTTGTAATCAAATGTATCTTTCCAGTGTATAGGAGTATCTTTAAGTAAATATTGGAATAAAACGTGAACTTGCAGAGGAATATCATCAGCAAAAGAGCTGAGAAAATTCATTAAGGGTCTATGAAAGTCTCTCATATAGCCGTGGTTGGTAGGTTTTAGTATCGCCTTGAAAAAATATGGTTACTCAGAAATTAGCTGAGCTGTTTTAGCCCATGCTGCTCTGAACATTCGTCTGACAGGGCAGGCTATTAGTTTGCATTTTGGGCCTAAGTTACGGGATGTTACGAAATGGAGCGGGTATGACAAACGTTATTCACCACCAAGACCATGTTTCTGCGGTGCTGTAAGCGTCAGCATTCAGGCGTGATTAAAGCCCTGCACTATTACGCTAACTGTGCCGAGCGGCTTCAAGCTCCTCAATCATTCGGCGCGCTGCATTTGAAAGCGTTCGATTGGTATGCACTAAATAGCCCAGCGGTCGGTAAATAGGCGGGGTGTCTACCTTAAGCTCTACCAGCTCGCTATCGATCATCTTTTCTGGCAGTAGGCTCCAGCCTAATCCTACGCTGCACATCATTTTTAGCGTTTCTAAGTAGTTGGTCGCCATGCTAACAGGCAATTGAAGGCCAGCTTCGTTAAAGCGTTTCGCAATAAGTGACCCTGTAAAGGTCTTCGCCCCCGGCATTACGCAGTTGAATTCGCACAGATCGGCCAATGACAGGAGGCTTTGAGGCGCTCGGGCGTGGGTGGCAAGTGGGTGGTCAATCGCACAGATAAAGCAGAGCCTATCGCGCCACAGTTCTACGACCTGCAGTTGCTCATGGGGGTGGGGGGCAAGCGTCACCACCGCCATTTCCAAAGTGCCATCCAGTACCCCCTGGTAAGCCTGCTCAGAATCCAGAAAATGCAGGTCGAGTTCGACTTCCGAGTGGCGCTGGGTGTACTGCTTTAACAGTGGTGGTAAGCGGTGCAAGCCAATATGGTGACTGGTGGCCAGGGTGAGCTTGCCGCCCACTTGTCCAGAAAGGTTGGCTAGCGCCCGGCGGCTGTCCTCAACGGTAAACAGGATGCGCCGCGCTTGAGGTAGCAGCACATTCCCGGCTTCGGTTAGTGCAATACGCCGACCAATGCGGTCAAACAGCCTTGCACCTACCTGAGACTCCAAGGTAGCGATGCGTTTGCTAACGGCGGGCTGAGTAAGATAAAGCTGTTCCGCTGCGCGGGAGAAACTTTGCGTATCGGCGACAGCCAGAAAGGCTTGTAGGCTTTGGGTATCCACTTACGAATCCTTGAATAAGTATTCCTATTTGGAATCTAATCTATGAATAACATGAATTGCTTTTATGCGCGAGTCGCGTAACACTCGTGCTATCGCCATATAAGCAGCACGAAGAGGCTGCCATAACGAACTAGCAGGGCAACGCCCAGGAGAGCCATATGTCAGGTCAAACACTTTACGACAAACTCTGGAATCAGCATTTGGTCAAGCAGCGTGATGACGGCACTGCGTTGATCTATATCGACCGCCAGCTGCTTCACGAGGTGACCTCGCCGCAAGCGTTTGAAGGCCTGCGTTTAGCTAACCGTAAGCCGTGGCGTTTGGATGCTAACTTAGCCACGCCCGACCATAACGTGCCAACGACCATTAAAGAGCGCGCCGAGGGCAACAGCGGTATTAAAGACCCGGTGTCGTTGATTCAGGTGCAAACCCTGGACGACAACTGCCTTGAGTACGGCATCGAAGAGTTCAAAATCAACGATCCGCGTCAGGGCATCGTGCACGTAGTTGGCCCCGAGCAGGGGGCCACGCTGCCAGGAATGACCGTGGTGTGTGGCGACTCCCATACCGCGACCCACGGCGCTTTTGGTGCTTTGGCCCACGGTATCGGCACCTCGGAGGTCGAGCACGTGATGGCGACTCAGTGCTTGCTGGCGCAAAAAATGAAAAATATGCAGGTGCGCGTGGAAGGTGAGCTGGGCCTGGGAGTAACAGCAAAAGATGTGGTACTGGCAATTATCGGCAAGATTGGCACCGCTGGCGGCACTGGTTATGCCATTGAATTTGCCGGTAGCGCGATTGCCTCGCTCTCTATGGAAGGGCGCATGACCGTTTGCAACATGGCCATTGAAGCGGGCGCACGGGTGGGTTTGATCGCCGTTGACGAGACCACCATTGATTATCTGGCCAAGCGTCCCTTTGCGCCTACCGCAGAGCAGTGGGATGCCGCCGTGGCAGATTGGCGCAACTTAGTGTCTGACGACGATGCGCAGTTCGATAAGGTGGTTACTTTGCAGGCTGAAGAGATCGAGCCACAGGTGAGCTGGGGTACCAGCCCTGAAATGGTCACCGGTATTTCCGGTCAAGTGCCTGATCCGCAGGCCGCGCTGGATGAAACCGTGCAGCGCAGCCACACTCGCGCACTCGAGTACATGGGCCTTCACCCCAATCAGAAAATCACTGATATCAAGTTGGATAAAATCTTTATCGGCTCCTGCACCAACTCGCGTATTGAAGATCTACGCGAAGCCGCCAAAGTCGCCAAGGGTAAAAAGGTAGCTGATTCCATCAAGTTGGCCATGGTGGTGCCGGGTTCTGGCTTGGTGAAGCGCCAAGCTGAAGCGGAAGGTCTGGATAAGATCTTTATTGAAGCAGGCTTTGAGTGGCGCGAGCCGGGCTGCTCCATGTGTTTGGCTATGAACGCGGATAAACTGGGTGCCGGTGAACACTGCGCTTCGACCTCTAACCGCAACTTTGAAGGGCGCCAGGGCTACGGTGGCCGCACGCACCTGGTCAGCCCGGCCATGGCAGCGGCAGCGGCGATTGCCGGTCACTTTGTTGATGTTCGCAGCTTGCCCGCTAACGACGCCACTCACGCTCAGGAGGCCTAAACCATGAAAAAATTTGAACGTTTTGAAGGCGTGGTAGCGCCCCTTGATCGCGCTAACGTCGACACCGATTTGATTATCCCGAAGCAGTTTTTGAAGTCGATCAAGCGAACTGG
This Vreelandella neptunia DNA region includes the following protein-coding sequences:
- the pgaB gene encoding poly-beta-1,6-N-acetyl-D-glucosamine N-deacetylase PgaB, with protein sequence MTLWRVIAMSAVLLVIVNIQQAQAARSAGDYVVISYHDVVDSTVTPDLDIYSQTITRGRLIEHFNLIALGGYQPVSLQQIINAKAGGQPLPEKAVLLTFDDGYRSFHDIVFPLLKLYDFPAVQAVVGSWLDVPAGGRVPYGNITLPRERFLTWDQVKTLDESPLVEIASHSYNLHYGVVGNPMGNEQAAAVTSMWNTRSGYESEADYLERIRNDMARTRQRFQEQLGSTPRIMVWPYGAYSEATLNLAAEYGMNYTFSLLSAPNQLQDSMRSMNRYLIDQETTLETIEEILSNRVWENEEQRIVHVDLDYVFDPDPIQQEQNLDRLIERISRYGVSTVYLQAYADPDGDGVADALYFPNRHLPVRADLFNRVAWQLKKRANVKVYAWMPVLSFDLGDSYQYVIDVRTGSESPDHYRRLSPYVAKNRNIISEIYQDLGRITKFDGLLFHDDAFFTDFEDASPEALTTYERASLPRDINAIRNDENLMSIWARLKTEYLTDFTLELAQAANYYRQADNKVFTTSRNLYAVTVMEPRSQRWFAQDIQNFAANYDFVAVMAMPYMEEAENPNEWLRGLAKRSLAQVGADQLVFELQAQNWHTQTPISSEEMAQWVRILREEGIKHIGYYPDDFHQNHPNINVMRPVFSIGRRFRAIQ
- the pgaA gene encoding poly-beta-1,6 N-acetyl-D-glucosamine export porin PgaA; the encoded protein is MQNRPSSLLPICLLAWLTSGAAYGQTSTDAQREALVIQARQGALEASIDGLKTLYFQTRDVRVREDLVALLVRASRHQEALAVCDWCQTENYSDSELANLAGAARSAGDYDQALELFRALSYRNPSNAEGWLGQALVQTDMGNYTLADISLQQYNQVAGTTTAGLEAKGYLAAKTANATQELDARQKLVAQDPNNTSELHALYRLAVGLGASSAARRIMQTNPEVFSDSDRLWLTYYEGVTDIRLGIHTDQPARTRGGLEQLNSVLSSPNAPQELITIAEYDKVVALAELRRFSEAEALAVRLENQHGQLPSYVSRARAHALNGMGRPNEAIALYENLIRQSPEQATNPDDPLNEGLFYSYTDAQRFRDADRLLEQWRASEPEQRLDFTRTVRIENPNYQKVLLLEVLLDAWRGREAEASERLAAYQAQAPADPYLWIIKGDIERDRGWPRKAEESYQQAMPLLPHDRQEVAEHGVLLSRLQRGQWKGTTSEIATEIATARPSTSRDDMAREWRELRAPQLSSSFERSKGQGSGTQASREWRYEVLLEGPRNDNGSRPFAQRIGQYGEFEDEDLYASYNVAGYEWNLHPATVTLAAGHGSQLNDDFLALAELQYAPTDHITTTLGVEINTTDTPLRALRDGINADRYRAELAYRRDERGAGAIGVMATDFEDSNLRQSVYGYWNQTLYHLDRWQINGEVQVSASRNDDVEASYFNPERDASLAGVLSVNYEIPFDYRQSFIQTISLGSGRYWQESFDSENTWSIGYQHSWELVPNVSFEYGITRERAVYDGVPEYDNVISAGFVWRFL
- a CDS encoding LysR family transcriptional regulator → MDTQSLQAFLAVADTQSFSRAAEQLYLTQPAVSKRIATLESQVGARLFDRIGRRIALTEAGNVLLPQARRILFTVEDSRRALANLSGQVGGKLTLATSHHIGLHRLPPLLKQYTQRHSEVELDLHFLDSEQAYQGVLDGTLEMAVVTLAPHPHEQLQVVELWRDRLCFICAIDHPLATHARAPQSLLSLADLCEFNCVMPGAKTFTGSLIAKRFNEAGLQLPVSMATNYLETLKMMCSVGLGWSLLPEKMIDSELVELKVDTPPIYRPLGYLVHTNRTLSNAARRMIEELEAARHS
- the leuC gene encoding 3-isopropylmalate dehydratase large subunit, with amino-acid sequence MSGQTLYDKLWNQHLVKQRDDGTALIYIDRQLLHEVTSPQAFEGLRLANRKPWRLDANLATPDHNVPTTIKERAEGNSGIKDPVSLIQVQTLDDNCLEYGIEEFKINDPRQGIVHVVGPEQGATLPGMTVVCGDSHTATHGAFGALAHGIGTSEVEHVMATQCLLAQKMKNMQVRVEGELGLGVTAKDVVLAIIGKIGTAGGTGYAIEFAGSAIASLSMEGRMTVCNMAIEAGARVGLIAVDETTIDYLAKRPFAPTAEQWDAAVADWRNLVSDDDAQFDKVVTLQAEEIEPQVSWGTSPEMVTGISGQVPDPQAALDETVQRSHTRALEYMGLHPNQKITDIKLDKIFIGSCTNSRIEDLREAAKVAKGKKVADSIKLAMVVPGSGLVKRQAEAEGLDKIFIEAGFEWREPGCSMCLAMNADKLGAGEHCASTSNRNFEGRQGYGGRTHLVSPAMAAAAAIAGHFVDVRSLPANDATHAQEA